A single genomic interval of Halobacillus halophilus DSM 2266 harbors:
- a CDS encoding fatty acid--CoA ligase family protein has protein sequence MNLSEQLSVTAQRNPSKDAYIFQGQKVSYQEFDASVTKFASRLTELGYGRQDHIALVSGNSPLFMIGLYGALRAGITVIPINPTYTADEMSYILKNGDVKAVITMDVLLELFEKMDDQLEVYHYFTADTGSGIDLNSSPLSQKMKSFTNVLSEGKLDYEPPSLDSEDTAVILYTSGTTGKPKGAMLTHKNLYSNAVDVANYLQISSDDRVIATLPMFHVFCLTVALNAPIMNGGTVLIVPKFSPQNVFTIAEEYQATVFAGVPTMYNYLQQTGKDKVHTFSNMRLCISGGSSLPVALLESFENQFNVRISEGYGLSEASPVTTFNPLDRPRKAGSIGANIRNVENKVVDELGDEVPVGEVGELIVRGPNVMKGYYKLPEETAVTIREGWLYTGDMARVDEEGYFYIVDRKKDMILVGGYNVYPREVEEVLYNHPDITEVAVVGAPDPELGETVISFVVSSNPSINEEALHEYCREHLAKYKVPSRIEFMEELPKNTTGKILRKNLREKLAQS, from the coding sequence ATGAATTTAAGTGAACAGTTGTCCGTAACAGCTCAGCGTAACCCTTCTAAAGATGCTTACATATTTCAGGGACAAAAGGTGAGTTATCAAGAATTTGATGCGTCGGTTACGAAGTTTGCTTCCAGATTAACCGAATTAGGCTACGGGAGGCAGGACCACATTGCCCTTGTCAGTGGAAACAGTCCGTTGTTTATGATCGGCTTGTACGGAGCACTGCGCGCAGGGATTACGGTTATTCCCATCAATCCGACTTATACAGCCGATGAAATGAGCTACATCCTGAAGAATGGAGATGTGAAAGCTGTCATCACGATGGATGTATTACTTGAACTATTTGAGAAAATGGATGACCAGTTAGAGGTGTATCATTACTTTACGGCAGACACAGGTTCAGGTATTGATTTGAACAGCTCTCCGTTATCCCAAAAAATGAAATCGTTTACAAACGTATTGTCGGAAGGGAAACTGGATTACGAACCTCCAAGTCTGGATTCTGAAGATACAGCCGTTATTCTCTACACTTCCGGCACAACGGGTAAACCCAAAGGAGCGATGCTCACGCACAAAAACCTGTATTCCAATGCGGTAGATGTCGCTAATTACTTGCAAATATCATCGGATGATCGTGTCATAGCTACTTTACCTATGTTCCATGTATTCTGCTTAACGGTCGCTTTAAACGCTCCGATTATGAACGGAGGGACGGTCTTAATTGTGCCGAAATTCTCCCCGCAGAATGTATTTACCATAGCTGAGGAATATCAAGCTACCGTCTTTGCAGGTGTACCAACTATGTATAACTACCTGCAGCAAACCGGCAAGGATAAAGTTCACACATTCTCCAATATGAGACTCTGCATATCCGGCGGTTCTTCTCTTCCAGTTGCTCTGCTGGAGTCGTTTGAAAACCAATTTAATGTGCGAATCTCAGAAGGGTATGGTTTATCAGAGGCTTCTCCTGTTACGACCTTTAACCCTCTTGATCGCCCTCGAAAAGCTGGGTCTATTGGGGCTAATATTCGTAACGTAGAAAATAAAGTGGTGGATGAACTGGGAGATGAGGTTCCAGTCGGAGAAGTAGGCGAATTGATCGTCCGTGGTCCGAACGTGATGAAAGGCTATTATAAGTTACCTGAAGAAACGGCTGTAACTATACGGGAAGGCTGGCTTTACACAGGAGATATGGCAAGGGTGGATGAGGAAGGGTATTTTTATATTGTGGATCGCAAAAAGGATATGATTCTTGTAGGCGGCTACAATGTTTATCCAAGAGAAGTAGAGGAAGTATTATATAATCATCCGGATATTACGGAAGTCGCTGTGGTCGGAGCCCCTGACCCAGAGCTTGGGGAGACCGTCATCAGCTTTGTAGTATCCAGCAATCCTTCCATTAATGAAGAGGCATTGCACGAGTACTGCCGGGAACATTTAGCTAAATATAAAGTTCCTTCCCGAATAGAGTTCATGGAAGAACTGCCTAAAAACACGACCGGTAAAATCCTTCGGAAGAATTTACGCGAAAAACTGGCTCAATCTTAA
- a CDS encoding TVP38/TMEM64 family protein, which yields MYLFTFSLERYKRMAENDQLFDYVIQQLEQLESFGPLPGILLPLLEAFLPILPLVAFVLANSVVYGLFKGFLYSWIGSVAGALCVFLIIRRLGRKRFLRFITRHEQVKKVMTWVEEHGFGPLFLLMCFPFSPSSIINVVSGLSNVSRQQFMLAAILGKSVMIFTIAYVGSSIASFAQNPMKSVIVGICILLFWTAGKYIEKRIQRRAERTGRVSD from the coding sequence ATGTACTTATTTACTTTCTCACTAGAGCGTTACAAAAGAATGGCTGAAAACGATCAGCTTTTTGATTATGTGATCCAGCAGCTGGAGCAATTAGAAAGTTTTGGGCCACTGCCGGGAATTCTGCTTCCTTTGCTGGAAGCTTTTCTGCCGATCCTGCCCTTAGTGGCTTTTGTACTGGCAAACTCGGTCGTGTATGGCTTGTTTAAAGGGTTTTTGTATTCATGGATTGGTTCCGTAGCGGGCGCCCTCTGCGTTTTTCTTATTATTCGAAGACTTGGAAGAAAACGGTTCCTTCGCTTTATCACCCGTCATGAACAGGTGAAAAAAGTCATGACCTGGGTGGAAGAGCATGGGTTTGGTCCTTTGTTTCTTTTAATGTGCTTTCCATTTTCACCTTCATCCATTATTAATGTCGTCTCAGGTCTATCGAACGTGAGCCGGCAGCAGTTTATGCTGGCAGCGATTTTAGGGAAGTCGGTTATGATTTTTACGATTGCTTATGTGGGGTCAAGTATCGCTTCATTTGCTCAAAATCCGATGAAATCGGTCATTGTCGGAATCTGCATTCTATTATTCTGGACGGCAGGGAAATATATAGAAAAGCGGATTCAGAGAAGAGCAGAGAGGACGGGGCGCGTAAGTGATTAA
- a CDS encoding lipoate--protein ligase, translating into MLFIDHEGINDPTINLAIEEYALKNLDINETYLLFYVNEPSIIIGKNQNTVEEINTNYVEKNGIHVVRRLSGGGAVYHDLGNLNFSFITKDDGDSFHDFAKFTKPVTTALKQIGVNAELSGRNDVVAEDGRKISGNAQFSTKGRMFSHGTLMLDSEIENVVSALNVKTEKIKSKGIKSIRSRVANISEFLEEKISMQEFKNLILRHIFDVEDVKDVPQYKLTEKDWENIYKLAEERYRNWDWNYGKSPKFNIQHTERIEGAGSYDVRLDVAKGYIKNAKIYGDFFGVGDINDVEEKLIGTQYNRQAIAEALEDIDISQYLGKISVEQFLDIVY; encoded by the coding sequence ATGCTATTTATTGATCACGAAGGAATCAATGACCCTACGATTAACCTTGCGATCGAGGAATACGCGTTGAAAAACCTCGATATTAACGAAACGTACCTGCTTTTTTACGTAAATGAGCCATCCATCATTATTGGGAAAAACCAGAACACAGTGGAAGAAATTAATACCAATTACGTGGAGAAGAACGGTATTCACGTTGTACGCCGCTTATCTGGCGGAGGAGCCGTTTACCATGACCTTGGTAATTTAAATTTTAGTTTTATTACAAAGGATGATGGAGATAGCTTTCACGATTTCGCTAAATTCACAAAACCAGTAACCACCGCACTGAAACAGATCGGCGTAAATGCGGAATTGTCCGGCCGAAATGATGTAGTTGCTGAAGACGGCCGTAAAATTTCAGGAAATGCTCAATTTTCAACCAAAGGCCGGATGTTCAGTCATGGAACGCTGATGCTGGATTCGGAAATTGAAAATGTGGTATCTGCTCTTAATGTAAAAACTGAAAAGATTAAATCCAAGGGCATCAAATCTATTCGCAGCCGCGTAGCGAATATTTCTGAGTTTCTTGAAGAAAAAATCTCTATGCAGGAATTCAAAAACCTTATTCTGCGCCATATTTTCGACGTTGAAGATGTAAAAGATGTACCTCAATATAAATTAACGGAGAAAGATTGGGAGAATATCTATAAGCTTGCGGAAGAGAGATACCGCAACTGGGACTGGAACTATGGCAAATCTCCTAAATTCAACATTCAGCATACCGAACGCATTGAAGGTGCCGGCAGTTATGATGTACGTTTGGATGTAGCGAAAGGCTATATTAAAAATGCTAAAATTTATGGCGATTTCTTCGGTGTAGGGGACATTAATGATGTAGAAGAGAAGCTGATTGGCACGCAATACAACCGTCAGGCTATCGCAGAAGCTCTCGAAGATATTGATATTTCTCAGTATTTAGGGAAAATCAGTGTAGAGCAGTTTTTGGATATCGTATATTAA
- a CDS encoding LacI family DNA-binding transcriptional regulator: MATIEDVAKLAGLSRTTVSRVINDQPYVTDEKKQRILHAMDELGYVPNSSARRLRSQRTETIAVLLPRITNPFFGNLIESMEQKASKAGYQVIVCQTHDSKKKELDYLQLLKTKQVDGIIMTSLVNDWELIHPYLENGPIVLCNEYMENNPVPMIHMDHRRAAYEAVQHLIEQGCKHLAFVHGGQEGHLTLERKRGFEQALLDHGLSSSEDQVIQGPMDVGDGRHLFTYIKKEMPHIDGVFTGSDEVAAGIIYEAAHSDWKIPEDLSVVGFDNQMLSLLMVPSITTIEQPVKKLADKTVEVLLKQLLHPDPVRGKSHVFDHKLVVRGSTRKEELIIH, translated from the coding sequence ATGGCTACGATAGAAGATGTAGCAAAGCTGGCTGGCTTATCCAGAACGACGGTATCCAGAGTCATTAATGACCAGCCCTATGTAACAGATGAGAAAAAACAGCGCATCCTTCATGCAATGGACGAACTGGGGTATGTTCCTAATTCTTCTGCACGGCGCCTGCGCAGCCAGCGCACCGAAACCATTGCTGTATTGCTGCCACGTATAACGAATCCTTTTTTCGGAAATTTAATAGAGTCCATGGAGCAGAAAGCTTCCAAAGCAGGTTACCAAGTGATTGTGTGTCAAACCCATGATTCAAAGAAGAAAGAACTCGATTACCTGCAGTTATTAAAAACGAAGCAAGTCGATGGCATTATTATGACTTCTTTAGTAAATGATTGGGAACTGATCCACCCTTACCTGGAAAATGGCCCCATTGTGTTATGTAATGAATATATGGAAAATAACCCTGTACCGATGATTCATATGGACCACCGGCGGGCGGCTTATGAAGCGGTGCAGCATTTAATTGAACAGGGATGTAAGCATTTAGCTTTTGTTCATGGGGGGCAGGAAGGGCATTTAACCTTAGAGCGGAAACGGGGATTTGAACAAGCCTTGCTGGACCACGGTCTTTCATCATCGGAGGATCAAGTGATCCAGGGGCCGATGGATGTAGGAGACGGGAGACATTTGTTCACCTATATTAAAAAAGAAATGCCTCATATTGACGGAGTATTTACCGGTTCCGATGAAGTGGCGGCCGGGATTATCTATGAAGCTGCCCATTCTGATTGGAAGATTCCCGAAGACCTCTCGGTGGTCGGCTTTGACAATCAGATGCTTTCCCTTCTTATGGTGCCTTCCATCACAACGATTGAGCAGCCTGTGAAGAAGTTAGCTGATAAAACTGTAGAAGTCTTACTGAAACAGCTGCTTCATCCCGACCCAGTGCGTGGGAAGAGCCATGTATTTGACCACAAACTTGTAGTCAGAGGATCGACAAGGAAAGAAGAATTAATCATACATTAA
- the lepB gene encoding signal peptidase I, with translation MKKYRNLIRTVLLALLLAFVFRSFFFASYIVDGESMEPTLYDGNLLMVNKVVYDLQDIGRQDVIVFHANEKEDYVKRVIGVGGDEIAVREDELYVNGKRVKETYLEALRPHDGKAFTSDFTLEGVIGQMQVPEGHLFVLGDNRRDSLDSRYFGFVPIEKVVGKVDVRYWPFSQLALQF, from the coding sequence ATGAAAAAATATCGTAATCTTATCCGGACTGTATTGCTTGCTTTATTGCTAGCTTTCGTTTTTCGTTCTTTCTTTTTCGCAAGCTATATCGTGGATGGCGAATCCATGGAGCCTACTTTGTATGACGGAAACTTATTGATGGTCAATAAAGTCGTCTATGATTTACAGGACATTGGAAGACAGGACGTGATCGTTTTCCATGCAAACGAAAAGGAAGATTATGTGAAGCGGGTGATCGGTGTAGGAGGAGATGAGATCGCTGTGCGGGAGGACGAGCTTTATGTAAATGGAAAGCGCGTGAAGGAGACGTATCTCGAAGCGTTGAGACCGCATGACGGTAAGGCTTTCACAAGCGACTTTACCTTAGAAGGTGTTATCGGTCAGATGCAGGTTCCTGAAGGCCACCTGTTTGTTTTAGGAGATAATCGCAGAGACAGTCTGGACAGCCGTTATTTTGGTTTCGTGCCCATCGAAAAGGTGGTAGGAAAAGTGGATGTACGCTACTGGCCATTTTCCCAATTGGCTCTACAATTTTAG
- a CDS encoding competence protein ComK, whose product MEYLQKKEYEVNPQTMALIAKYDQQGQVITHVVEQHGSFEVLKCPSQVVDDSCRYFASSLEGRILGTKQVTSYTHKPPIVISEAMGIYFFPIISPKRKECSWIALKYIQTHKGESDHTTTIQFSNGTSLNLPVSVGMFANQLHRTAHFRFILEDRLHASQPPLDASHDLRFGTSS is encoded by the coding sequence ATGGAGTATCTTCAAAAAAAAGAATATGAGGTGAACCCTCAAACGATGGCCCTGATTGCTAAGTATGATCAGCAAGGGCAAGTAATTACACACGTGGTTGAGCAGCATGGAAGCTTTGAAGTGTTAAAATGTCCAAGCCAGGTGGTCGATGATTCCTGCCGTTATTTTGCAAGCAGTCTGGAAGGCCGTATTCTAGGCACAAAGCAAGTAACCAGCTATACCCACAAACCTCCTATTGTGATATCTGAAGCGATGGGTATATATTTCTTCCCAATTATTTCTCCTAAACGTAAAGAGTGCTCCTGGATCGCTTTAAAATACATCCAAACCCACAAGGGTGAAAGCGATCATACGACAACGATACAATTTTCCAATGGGACAAGCCTCAATCTTCCCGTATCGGTGGGGATGTTTGCCAACCAGCTTCACCGCACCGCTCATTTCAGATTTATTCTTGAGGATCGTCTTCACGCTTCTCAACCCCCGCTGGATGCTTCTCACGATTTGAGGTTTGGGACCTCTTCATAA
- a CDS encoding GNAT family N-acetyltransferase, producing MRIHFVELKEPACHLVDTFNRWENDPELIPLTRPNQNQSELEKRSLMTLEDLQENLAHHYTYLIYVNEQLVGSMNYMVDPEHLYKKEPGTAWIGITIGEPEARGKGAGYKAIRFLEKQIKTKGLDRIELGVFEFNFPAQKLYKNLGYKEIGRIPDFTYWQGQMWEDIRMEKYMDEI from the coding sequence ATGAGAATTCATTTCGTAGAATTAAAAGAACCAGCCTGCCATCTGGTTGATACATTTAACCGATGGGAAAACGACCCTGAACTGATTCCACTCACACGACCCAATCAAAACCAGTCTGAGTTGGAGAAACGGTCTCTTATGACCCTGGAAGACTTACAAGAAAACCTCGCTCATCACTATACTTACCTTATCTATGTGAATGAACAACTGGTCGGCTCGATGAATTACATGGTGGATCCAGAACACCTTTACAAAAAAGAACCCGGAACAGCCTGGATCGGGATTACGATCGGCGAACCGGAAGCGAGAGGTAAAGGAGCGGGGTACAAAGCAATCCGATTCTTGGAGAAGCAAATCAAGACGAAAGGACTTGACCGTATCGAGCTGGGAGTATTTGAATTTAACTTTCCTGCTCAGAAACTGTACAAGAACCTGGGATATAAAGAGATTGGCCGTATTCCTGATTTTACTTATTGGCAGGGGCAGATGTGGGAAGATATTCGCATGGAAAAATATATGGACGAGATTTAA
- a CDS encoding MBL fold metallo-hydrolase, with translation MKVTVIGYWGAYPEAGSATSGYLYEQDGFKMLVDCGSGVLSRLQQFTNLTDLDAVVLSHYHHDHIADIGPLQYAYLVQNSLNDTSEVLPIYGHKEDKEAFKALTHQYTKGVEYDPEQSLQVGPFTIDFQKTEHPVPCYGMSITDGNKTVVYTADTSYFTEWGEFAKNADLLITDTNFFKGMDGKGPGHMTSTEAASIAAEASVGTLWLSHLPHFGVQGRLLQEAQDVFEGTIQVASEGLTWGE, from the coding sequence ATGAAAGTGACAGTAATTGGTTATTGGGGAGCCTATCCTGAGGCAGGAAGCGCTACTTCAGGATATTTATATGAACAGGACGGGTTCAAAATGCTCGTTGATTGCGGAAGTGGTGTACTATCCCGGCTGCAGCAGTTTACCAATCTTACGGATCTTGATGCGGTGGTGCTGTCGCATTATCACCACGACCATATAGCCGATATTGGTCCTTTACAGTACGCTTATCTTGTACAAAACTCTCTGAATGACACCAGTGAGGTGCTGCCTATCTACGGGCATAAGGAAGATAAAGAAGCGTTTAAAGCACTAACTCACCAGTACACCAAAGGAGTAGAGTATGATCCTGAACAGAGTTTACAAGTAGGACCGTTTACAATTGATTTTCAAAAAACAGAGCATCCGGTTCCTTGCTATGGGATGAGCATTACGGATGGAAATAAAACAGTGGTTTATACAGCCGATACTAGTTACTTCACTGAATGGGGAGAATTTGCTAAGAATGCCGACCTTCTAATTACGGATACCAATTTCTTTAAAGGAATGGATGGAAAAGGACCTGGTCATATGACAAGTACAGAAGCGGCTTCAATTGCAGCTGAGGCTTCAGTTGGTACCCTATGGCTCAGCCATCTGCCTCACTTTGGTGTACAGGGACGGCTGCTGCAGGAAGCGCAGGATGTTTTTGAAGGAACTATTCAAGTAGCCTCGGAAGGTTTAACGTGGGGAGAATAG
- the addB gene encoding helicase-exonuclease AddAB subunit AddB, with amino-acid sequence MGMRLLLGRSGAGKSTRCLEEIEGRLKEDPKGPPIIYIVPEQMTFQQEYALLKREGIEGSIRAQVFSFSRLAWRVLQETGGGTKKFLTSTGVQMMLRKIVEERTSDWKVFQKAIEKQGFIEQLEGMITEFKRYRITPEDLQSQMAGLDRFQHTTTHEEGLRDKLDDLNYIYDRLVDALREQYIDSEDQLQLLASKIPEAGFLEGAEVYIDGFHSFTPQECGVLEELLKKVDKVHVTLTTERPEGDANPELDLFHETKETYLNLKEITRTAGSQVDEVVILDHTKGRMKDQPAFQHLEKYFDQRPAPAFEGQAPIHIAEAVHPRAEVEGAAQEILRLVREEGYRYKDMAILMREPEVYHSLIETLFNDYGIPVFIDEKRTMLNHPMIELIRSGLDVVEGNFRYDALFRLLKTGFIPATDRMHPLNENAIDELENYVLEYGIRSRTKWFSNQDWIYQRFRGFEQASQTDEEKQKQQRINAYRKQVREALEEFDERLRAVDTIEEKAVVIYEWLEHLQVPRQLEEWRNRYDASGEIERGREQEQVYDAFLQLLDEMVEMAGDEKMSLQVFRNTMDSGLESLNFAHVPPSMDHVIVGSVDRSRITGIKASFLLGVTDGLWPMKPPSDGMISEQERSLLAEHGLQLADGSNRQLLDDRFYVYLALTMPKNHLWVSYPLSNEEGKSKVPASIIQRLEELFPSCKDHILLQDPDDLHEAERFITTPVKTRSALTSQLARYLKGYAMQPVWWSVLNWYIEREDPNGLTHRVLESLFYNNQPVDLGEETTGQLFDKQVKTSVSRLETYHSCSYQYFARHSLNLEERRTYKLDAPDIGQLFHEALKQITEWIQGEGRDFAQLNKDETNSYAAKATEQLAPILQNQILHSSNRYQYIQKKLQQVIARAAFVLSEQARSSDFSPVGLELGFGTGNDAKLPPLSLDLPNGYELMLRGRIDRVDKALTEEDLYLRIIDYKSSAKGLSLMDVYYGLSLQMLAYLDVVLTNAEHWLGTAASPAGVLYFHVHNPMITGSRMLQDAAIEEEIFKKFKMQGLLLENERIIQMMDTGLEKGHSQIVPAGLKAKGGFYKNSKTADAERFQQLSHYIRELMSRAGTNITDGKVDLNPYQQKQQSACNFCPYRSVCQFDPTLEENNFRKLKELKDEDVLERMMNREEGSAW; translated from the coding sequence ATGGGGATGCGTTTATTGCTCGGCCGCTCAGGAGCAGGGAAAAGCACACGATGCTTAGAAGAAATTGAAGGCAGATTAAAAGAAGACCCTAAAGGGCCTCCTATTATCTATATTGTTCCAGAACAAATGACGTTTCAGCAGGAATACGCGCTGCTGAAACGAGAGGGGATTGAAGGCTCGATCCGGGCGCAAGTGTTCAGCTTTTCACGCCTTGCCTGGAGGGTTCTACAGGAGACCGGGGGCGGTACGAAAAAGTTTTTGACGTCTACCGGTGTCCAGATGATGCTTCGTAAAATTGTGGAAGAGCGTACGTCCGACTGGAAAGTATTTCAGAAGGCGATTGAAAAGCAGGGGTTCATTGAACAGCTGGAAGGTATGATCACAGAATTCAAGCGATATCGGATTACTCCAGAAGACCTTCAGTCTCAAATGGCTGGGCTCGACCGCTTTCAGCATACGACGACTCATGAAGAAGGATTAAGAGATAAACTTGATGATTTAAATTATATTTACGACCGCCTGGTGGATGCTTTACGTGAGCAGTACATAGACAGCGAAGATCAATTACAGCTGCTCGCCAGTAAAATTCCTGAAGCAGGTTTCTTGGAAGGCGCTGAAGTTTATATTGATGGCTTCCACAGTTTCACGCCACAGGAATGCGGTGTACTGGAGGAATTATTGAAAAAGGTGGACAAGGTTCACGTGACCCTTACGACGGAACGACCGGAAGGGGATGCAAATCCGGAACTTGATCTCTTCCACGAAACGAAAGAAACGTATTTGAATTTAAAGGAAATTACAAGGACAGCTGGCTCTCAGGTAGATGAGGTGGTCATTCTCGATCATACGAAAGGACGCATGAAGGATCAGCCGGCCTTTCAGCATCTGGAGAAATACTTTGATCAGCGCCCGGCTCCTGCTTTTGAAGGGCAGGCACCGATTCACATTGCGGAGGCTGTTCATCCCCGTGCCGAAGTGGAAGGCGCGGCCCAGGAAATTTTACGGCTGGTACGTGAAGAGGGCTATCGTTATAAGGATATGGCGATTCTTATGCGGGAACCTGAGGTTTATCACAGCTTAATTGAAACCTTATTTAATGACTACGGAATTCCGGTGTTTATTGATGAAAAAAGGACGATGCTGAATCACCCTATGATTGAGCTCATCCGCTCAGGACTCGACGTGGTAGAAGGGAACTTTCGGTACGATGCGCTTTTCCGCCTGTTGAAAACTGGGTTTATCCCGGCGACGGATCGGATGCATCCGCTGAATGAGAATGCGATCGATGAGCTGGAGAACTATGTTCTGGAATACGGCATCCGCTCGAGGACTAAATGGTTCTCAAACCAGGATTGGATTTATCAGCGATTTAGAGGGTTTGAGCAAGCTTCTCAGACCGATGAGGAAAAGCAAAAACAACAGCGGATTAATGCGTATCGGAAACAGGTACGCGAAGCGCTGGAAGAATTCGACGAACGGCTTCGCGCGGTAGATACGATTGAAGAGAAAGCCGTAGTTATTTACGAGTGGCTTGAACATCTGCAAGTACCCAGACAGCTGGAAGAGTGGCGTAACCGCTATGATGCTAGTGGTGAGATTGAGCGAGGCCGGGAACAAGAGCAGGTCTATGATGCGTTCCTTCAGCTTCTTGACGAAATGGTGGAAATGGCAGGAGATGAAAAAATGTCTCTCCAGGTGTTCCGAAATACGATGGACAGTGGACTCGAATCTCTTAATTTCGCTCACGTGCCTCCGAGTATGGATCATGTAATTGTAGGAAGTGTGGACCGGTCCAGAATCACGGGCATTAAGGCCTCGTTTTTGTTAGGGGTCACCGATGGTCTGTGGCCGATGAAACCGCCTAGTGACGGGATGATCTCCGAACAGGAGCGTTCTCTATTGGCGGAGCACGGACTGCAGCTGGCAGACGGCAGCAATAGGCAATTGCTAGATGACCGCTTTTATGTGTATTTAGCCTTAACCATGCCTAAAAACCATTTGTGGGTCAGCTACCCTTTAAGCAATGAAGAAGGCAAATCAAAAGTTCCGGCATCGATTATTCAAAGACTGGAAGAATTGTTTCCTTCCTGTAAAGACCATATCCTGCTGCAGGATCCAGATGATCTTCATGAAGCGGAACGTTTTATTACGACACCGGTCAAAACGAGATCAGCCCTTACTTCACAGCTGGCCAGGTATTTAAAAGGATATGCCATGCAGCCTGTATGGTGGAGTGTGCTGAATTGGTATATCGAACGGGAAGATCCCAATGGATTAACACACCGCGTGCTGGAAAGTCTGTTTTACAATAATCAGCCAGTGGATCTCGGGGAAGAGACAACGGGGCAGCTGTTTGATAAGCAAGTGAAAACGAGTGTATCGAGACTTGAAACCTATCACAGCTGTTCCTATCAATATTTTGCAAGACACAGCTTGAACCTGGAAGAGCGCCGTACGTATAAACTGGATGCTCCAGATATCGGTCAGCTTTTCCATGAGGCGTTAAAGCAGATTACAGAGTGGATTCAAGGAGAAGGCCGGGATTTTGCCCAGCTGAACAAAGACGAAACGAATAGCTATGCCGCCAAAGCGACTGAGCAGCTGGCTCCGATCCTTCAAAATCAGATCCTGCACAGTTCCAATCGATATCAATATATCCAGAAGAAATTGCAGCAGGTCATCGCACGTGCCGCGTTTGTCCTGAGTGAGCAGGCGAGAAGCAGTGACTTTTCACCTGTGGGATTGGAATTAGGATTTGGAACGGGGAATGATGCAAAACTTCCGCCGCTCTCACTTGATTTACCTAATGGTTATGAACTGATGCTGCGCGGCCGGATTGACCGTGTGGATAAAGCCTTAACGGAAGAAGATCTTTACTTGAGAATTATAGATTATAAATCAAGTGCCAAGGGCTTGAGTTTGATGGACGTTTACTATGGTCTGTCCCTCCAGATGCTCGCTTATCTGGACGTGGTCCTCACCAATGCCGAGCACTGGCTTGGAACGGCAGCGTCACCGGCCGGGGTTCTATACTTCCACGTTCATAATCCGATGATTACAGGCAGCCGGATGCTTCAGGATGCGGCGATCGAAGAAGAGATTTTCAAGAAGTTCAAAATGCAGGGGCTGCTGCTTGAAAACGAGCGTATTATTCAAATGATGGATACAGGCCTTGAGAAAGGTCACAGCCAGATTGTTCCGGCAGGTCTGAAAGCTAAAGGCGGTTTTTATAAAAACTCTAAAACCGCTGATGCCGAACGTTTCCAGCAGCTGAGTCACTACATCCGGGAGCTCATGAGCCGTGCGGGCACAAATATTACGGACGGAAAAGTGGATTTGAATCCTTACCAGCAGAAACAGCAGAGCGCCTGTAATTTCTGCCCGTACCGTTCCGTCTGTCAATTTGACCCTACCCTTGAGGAGAACAATTTCCGGAAGCTGAAAGAACTGAAAGATGAAGATGTATTGGAACGAATGATGAATAGAGAGGAGGGATCTGCTTGGTAA
- a CDS encoding DUF3939 domain-containing protein gives MWNRKKKQKPKHNDQPLEISDLSIDEIRKAVHAFADHKPNEVPLSVVINQDLTLDYELLAPYLNAIPRKNFYMSRKTYELFEEEDLQLAKDIDTVQQAVDEYMKQTQEVPVIDNDPYKRINYYKLEKLDLLPERPKRDFYMTTEEFMITYKKKK, from the coding sequence GTGTGGAACCGTAAAAAAAAGCAAAAACCTAAGCATAATGATCAACCTCTGGAAATCAGTGATCTCTCCATCGACGAAATCAGAAAAGCGGTTCATGCTTTCGCTGATCACAAACCTAATGAAGTTCCTCTTAGTGTCGTGATCAATCAGGATTTAACTCTTGATTACGAACTTCTTGCTCCCTATTTAAACGCTATTCCCAGAAAAAACTTTTACATGTCACGAAAAACGTATGAACTGTTTGAAGAGGAAGATTTACAACTAGCTAAAGATATTGATACTGTGCAGCAGGCTGTAGATGAATACATGAAACAAACTCAGGAAGTTCCCGTGATCGATAATGATCCTTATAAGAGGATAAATTATTATAAGCTCGAAAAGCTCGACCTGTTACCCGAAAGACCAAAAAGAGACTTTTATATGACAACGGAAGAATTTATGATTACGTACAAGAAAAAAAAGTAA
- the yhfH gene encoding protein YhfH encodes MMSVIEFFRNLPEKQCSKCGDVIQEKADCYGNVCDECDHPAH; translated from the coding sequence ATGATGAGCGTAATTGAATTCTTCCGTAATTTGCCCGAGAAACAATGCTCCAAGTGCGGTGATGTTATCCAGGAAAAAGCTGATTGCTACGGTAACGTTTGCGACGAATGCGACCACCCGGCTCACTAA